From Anas platyrhynchos isolate ZD024472 breed Pekin duck chromosome 16, IASCAAS_PekinDuck_T2T, whole genome shotgun sequence, a single genomic window includes:
- the MMP17 gene encoding matrix metalloproteinase-17 has protein sequence MLSPAGRPRAPRRGMLLVVALWLAWQEAPAAPTPAADDISRGVDWLMKFGYLPPPDPVTGQLQTQEELTKAITAMQRFGGLEATGVLDEATLELMKTPRCSLPDLAGPVARRRRHTQAVTKWNKRNLSWRVRTFPKESHLGHDTVRALMYYALKVWSDITPLNFHEVAGNNADIQIDFSKADHNDGYPFDGPGGTVAHAFFPGDHHTAGDTHFDDDEYWTFRSSDAHGMDLFAVAVHEFGHAIGLTHISAIESIMRPYYQGPVGDPLKYDLPYEDKVRIWQLYGVRESVSPTAKPEGSKPDDHPILPELPENRSTVPLRRDVPNRCNTHFDAVAQIRGEAFFFKGKYFWRLTRNKHLVSLQPAQIHRFWRGLPLNLDSVDAVYERTSDHKIVFFKGDRYWVFKDNNVEEGYPRPISDFGLPPGGIDAAFSWAHNDKTYFFKDNLYWRYDDHERRMDPGYPSETILWKGIPSPLDDAMRWSDGASYFFRGKEYWRVLDSELEAEAGYPQSIARDWLVCSDMQADSPEAAGSSRTGARSKPGQHDESRSENGYEVCSCTSSSESLRACPMLRLSASLVLASVWTAALVCAAL, from the exons GACTGGCTGATGAAATTTGGCTATCTGCCTCCGCCGGACCCCGTCACAGGACAGCTGCAGACACAGGAGGAGCTGACAAAAGCCATCACGGCCATGCAGCGGTTCGGGGGACTGGAAGCCACGGGGGTGCTAG ACGAGGCCACGCTGGAGCTGATGAAGACCCCTCGCTGCTCTCTGCCAGACCTGGCTGGCCCGGTGGCCAGGAGGAGGCGGCACACGCAGGCTGTGACCAAGTGGAACAAGAGGAACTTGTCCTGGAG AGTTCGCACCTTCCCAAAAGAGTCCCACCTGGGCCACGACACAGTTCGAGCCCTGATGTACTACGCCCTGAAGGTCTGGAGCGACATCACCCCGCTGAATTTCCATGAAGTGGCAGGTAACAATGCTGACATCCAGATAGACTTCTCCAAGGCAGATCACAACGACGGCTACCCCTTCGACGGGCCAGGTGGCACGGTGGCACATGCTTTCTTCCCCGGAGACCATCACACAGCAGGAGACACTCATTTTGATGATGATGAATATTGGACCTTCCGATCATCAG ACGCCCATGGGATGGACCTGTTTGCTGTAGCCGTCCACGAGTTTGGCCATGCCATCGGCCTGACCCACATCTCTGCCATAGAGTCTATCATGAGACCCTACTACCAAGGTCCAGTGGGGGATCCTCTGAAGTACGACCTGCCTTACGAGGACAAAGTCCGAATCTGGCAGCTCTACG GAGTCAGGGAGTCTGTGTCCCCCACGGCCAAGCCTGAAGGGAGCAAACCTGATGACCATCCTATCCTGCCAGAGCTGCCAGAGAACCGCTCCACTGTCCC GCTGCGGCGGGATGTGCCAAACAGATGCAACACTCACTTCGATGCCGTGGCTCAGATCAGGGGAGAAGCTTTCTTCTTCAAAG GCAAGTACTTCTGGAGACTGACCCGCAATAAGCACTTGGTCTCCCTCCAGCCGGCTCAGATCCACCGGTTCTGGCGGGGCTTGCCCCTGAACCTGGACAGCGTGGACGCAGTGTACGAGAGGACCAGCGACCACAAGATCGTGTTCTTCAAAG GAGACAGGTACTGGGTGTTCAAGGACAACAACGTGGAGGAAGGATACCCGCGGCCCATCTCGGACTTCGGGCTGCCGCCAGGAGGGATCGACGCCGCCTTCTCCTGGGCCCACAATGACAAGACTTATTTCTTTAAGGACAACCTCTACTGGCGCTACGATGACCACGAGCGGAGGATGGACCCCGGGTACCCCTCAGAGACCATTCTGTGGAAGGGAATTCCGAGCCCTTTAGATGATGCCATGAGGTGGTCAGACG GTGCAAGTTACTTCTTCAGGGGCAAGGAGTACTGGCGAGTGCTGGACAGTGAGCTGGAGGCCGAGGCTGGCTACCCGCAGTCCATCGCCCGGGACTGGCTGGTGTGCAGCGACATGCAGGCTGACTCCCCAGAAGCAgccggcagcagcaggactggggcGCGCTCCAAGCCCGGGCAGCACGACGAGAGCCGCTCGGAGAATGGCTACGAGGTCTGCTCCTGCACCTCGTCCTCTGAGTCCCTGCGGGCCTGCCCCATGCTCAGACTGTCTGCCAGCCTTGTGCTGGCGAGCGTGTGGACAGCAGCACTGGTGTGTGCAGCCCTATGA